Proteins from a single region of Thermotoga maritima MSB8:
- a CDS encoding MBL fold metallo-hydrolase — MEIKRLTERVAYVPNPVNIGVVYTENAAVLVDSGLDESVPRKISRLLQKPPLYLINTHSHADHCGGNAFLKKRFSTRVFAPKMEKEIIENTVFEPFYLYGAYPPNELRNKFLMAEPSAVDEVIEEGTITIESVDLEIVPLSGHSTNQIGVAVDGVLFCADAVFSEETLRKHRIFVIYNVEKFLETLDFLEKTSYSYYVPSHGEVTRDIGELVEKNRKAVENIINAVLEITVNPLSTDELMKQLFDRFEITLENLTQYILYRSTVHAYLSFLLDRKEIEREFRNNVLVWRRC; from the coding sequence GTGGAAATAAAGCGTCTCACAGAGAGAGTGGCCTACGTTCCAAATCCGGTGAACATAGGTGTCGTGTACACAGAAAACGCTGCCGTTCTCGTGGACAGCGGGCTCGATGAGAGCGTGCCAAGAAAGATTTCTCGACTTCTGCAAAAGCCTCCTCTGTATCTCATAAACACCCACTCTCACGCCGACCACTGTGGTGGGAACGCCTTTCTGAAAAAGCGCTTCTCCACCCGCGTGTTCGCCCCAAAGATGGAAAAAGAGATCATAGAAAACACCGTCTTTGAACCTTTCTACCTGTACGGTGCTTATCCACCGAATGAGCTCAGAAACAAGTTTCTCATGGCAGAACCCTCCGCTGTCGATGAAGTGATCGAAGAGGGAACCATCACGATCGAGAGCGTGGATCTTGAGATAGTACCTCTTTCCGGACACTCGACGAACCAGATCGGAGTGGCTGTGGATGGCGTTCTTTTCTGCGCAGACGCCGTGTTTTCTGAGGAAACACTGAGAAAACACAGAATATTCGTCATCTACAACGTAGAAAAATTCCTTGAAACGCTCGACTTTCTTGAAAAGACAAGCTACAGCTACTACGTTCCGTCTCATGGAGAGGTGACTCGAGACATCGGTGAACTTGTGGAGAAAAACAGAAAGGCAGTGGAGAACATCATCAACGCTGTTCTGGAAATCACAGTAAATCCTCTGAGCACAGACGAACTGATGAAACAGCTCTTCGACAGATTCGAAATCACCCTGGAGAATCTCACACAGTACATACTCTACAGATCCACCGTTCACGCGTATCTGAGCTTTCTTCTGGACAGGAAAGAGATAGAGAGGGAATTCAGGAACAACGTTCTTGTGTGGAGGCGGTGCTGA
- a CDS encoding CehA/McbA family metallohydrolase, whose protein sequence is MKKLVLLILILSCAVFGELFYGNLHSHTSYSDGSGTPDQAYEYAKRYLDVLAVTDHAYYFAQKINGKTKPYLTKLAAERHTKDGEFVALQGFEWTAGVGHINVYESLEWIDRNQESSLEGFYRWLVEHKKLAQFNHPISTFGTFDSFRYFPEADQYVNLIEVGNGNWSSGDVINEEMFGNYILALNKGWHLGATVGQDNHKPNWGSANEGRTGIVADTLTYDDIMDALWKRHTFGSEDKNVKALLKSGSHLMGDIVSVEDLSPQKISLEYEDTEKLLYLAVISQSGTVLELRPNTERLNLTLSVTPPDGYEWYFVYMKQFDGDEIVTSPIWFQTPSPVYVNSVRVSPEEIHDGESAKVYFEIYNVTGEDQNVKLSVLLDENPLREVELSFSPYQVKRFVVPTGSLEKGYHRVSFVVDGKLVQSSGFSVKEKQKGVIMIDTLHENDHLEELKALAEELEKRGYNVKYPKVMLKDLEGVDILIISTPKEGGLSFAKKLSNKEIEAIENFKGKIYIVPGGDEEYRKLYLEKIKGEVVTLEELRKKLLEE, encoded by the coding sequence ATGAAAAAGCTCGTTCTTCTGATTCTGATTCTTTCCTGTGCGGTCTTTGGAGAGCTCTTCTACGGAAACCTTCACTCGCACACGTCTTACTCCGACGGTTCCGGAACACCGGACCAGGCCTACGAGTACGCGAAAAGGTACCTCGACGTTCTCGCGGTGACGGACCACGCTTACTACTTTGCCCAGAAGATCAACGGAAAGACAAAACCCTATTTGACAAAGCTCGCTGCGGAGAGGCACACAAAAGACGGTGAATTCGTCGCACTTCAGGGTTTCGAATGGACCGCGGGAGTGGGGCACATAAACGTGTACGAGTCTCTCGAGTGGATCGACAGAAACCAGGAAAGTTCTCTAGAAGGTTTCTACAGGTGGCTCGTTGAACACAAAAAACTCGCCCAGTTCAACCACCCCATAAGCACCTTTGGCACCTTCGATTCGTTCCGCTATTTTCCTGAAGCGGACCAGTATGTGAATCTGATCGAGGTGGGAAACGGGAACTGGTCCTCCGGAGACGTGATAAACGAAGAGATGTTCGGAAACTACATCCTCGCTCTGAACAAAGGATGGCACCTCGGTGCTACCGTGGGACAGGACAACCACAAGCCCAACTGGGGGAGCGCGAACGAAGGAAGAACCGGTATCGTAGCAGACACTCTGACCTACGACGACATCATGGACGCTCTCTGGAAGAGACACACTTTCGGAAGTGAAGACAAGAACGTCAAAGCGCTCTTGAAAAGCGGCTCCCATCTGATGGGGGATATCGTTTCTGTGGAAGATCTCTCTCCACAGAAGATCAGTCTCGAGTACGAAGACACGGAAAAACTCCTCTATCTTGCCGTTATCTCTCAGAGTGGGACCGTTCTGGAGCTCAGACCTAACACGGAGCGACTGAACTTGACCCTTTCGGTCACGCCTCCAGATGGATACGAGTGGTACTTTGTCTACATGAAACAGTTCGACGGTGATGAGATAGTCACCTCACCGATCTGGTTCCAGACACCTTCTCCTGTCTACGTGAACAGTGTGAGAGTCTCTCCAGAAGAGATACACGACGGTGAATCGGCGAAGGTCTACTTCGAGATCTACAACGTGACCGGTGAAGACCAGAATGTGAAGCTTTCTGTTCTTCTCGATGAAAATCCGCTGAGAGAAGTGGAACTGAGTTTTTCACCGTACCAGGTGAAAAGATTCGTCGTTCCCACGGGATCGCTGGAGAAAGGCTACCATCGTGTTTCCTTCGTTGTGGATGGAAAACTCGTCCAGTCGAGCGGTTTCTCTGTGAAAGAAAAACAGAAAGGTGTGATCATGATCGACACGCTCCACGAGAACGATCACCTGGAAGAACTCAAAGCGCTCGCAGAAGAGCTGGAAAAGAGAGGCTACAACGTGAAGTACCCGAAGGTGATGCTGAAGGACCTGGAAGGTGTGGACATCCTCATCATCTCAACTCCCAAAGAAGGTGGATTGAGCTTTGCAAAGAAGCTTTCGAACAAAGAGATCGAGGCCATTGAGAACTTCAAGGGCAAGATCTACATCGTCCCGGGTGGCGACGAAGAGTACAGGAAGCTCTATCTGGAGAAGATAAAAGGGGAGGTCGTCACGCTCGAGGAATTGAGAAAGAAACTGCTCGAGGAGTGA
- a CDS encoding glycosyltransferase family 4 protein, protein MKVLVIGYMHPRNDKRVFRTVQALSKRSEVIYQYWTEKEELPFKENNIRYIPVKCSNRGNIFQKAVKRKQVDEKIRHLVETEDYDILYMHHFPATKPLKPFVVAKKRGKKIVYDIHEYHPQNFLSTLPRPLSDLKGFVMWRIFKKQLQLSDLCIFVSEETRNDVVAKTGLDPEKTFIVPNYASMKIEPDPDKKKMEIVLVGKTPRNLIHEKKLIRALVERGFSFRIIGMDSEAFSDVPHTYTSFLPYEKMMEELSKSMFSLISYKPTGKEDKNYLYSLPHKFYDSIAAGTPVIVKNSFVSMAKMVEDLGIGVVIDPANVEESLKRIENACQRYEEILENIRRHQEGFVWDEKKEEEFLERVMG, encoded by the coding sequence TTGAAGGTTCTTGTCATTGGATATATGCACCCGAGAAACGACAAGAGGGTCTTCAGAACGGTTCAGGCTCTGTCCAAGAGAAGTGAGGTTATTTATCAGTACTGGACGGAGAAAGAAGAGCTACCTTTTAAGGAGAATAACATCAGATACATCCCCGTGAAATGTTCGAACAGGGGAAATATTTTCCAGAAAGCCGTTAAAAGAAAACAAGTCGATGAAAAAATCCGTCATCTCGTAGAAACTGAAGATTACGATATCCTCTACATGCATCACTTTCCGGCTACAAAACCTCTAAAACCCTTCGTTGTGGCTAAAAAGCGTGGAAAAAAGATTGTCTACGATATACACGAGTATCATCCTCAGAATTTTCTCAGTACTCTTCCCAGGCCTTTGAGTGATCTGAAAGGATTTGTAATGTGGAGGATATTCAAAAAACAGCTTCAGCTGTCTGACCTGTGTATCTTCGTCTCTGAAGAAACACGGAACGATGTTGTGGCAAAGACCGGACTGGATCCGGAGAAGACTTTCATTGTACCAAACTACGCATCGATGAAAATCGAACCAGATCCGGATAAAAAGAAAATGGAAATCGTTCTGGTAGGAAAAACACCGAGAAATCTCATTCACGAAAAGAAACTCATAAGAGCACTTGTTGAAAGAGGATTTTCTTTCAGAATAATAGGAATGGATTCAGAAGCATTTTCTGATGTTCCGCACACGTACACATCTTTTCTGCCGTACGAAAAGATGATGGAGGAACTCTCAAAAAGCATGTTTTCATTGATATCTTATAAACCTACTGGCAAAGAAGATAAGAACTATTTGTACTCTTTACCGCACAAGTTCTACGACTCCATCGCTGCCGGAACACCCGTTATCGTGAAGAATTCTTTCGTTTCGATGGCAAAGATGGTCGAGGATCTGGGAATAGGAGTTGTTATAGACCCGGCAAACGTTGAGGAAAGCCTGAAGAGAATAGAAAATGCATGTCAAAGATACGAAGAGATACTGGAGAATATCAGAAGACATCAGGAGGGATTCGTGTGGGACGAGAAGAAGGAAGAAGAATTTCTGGAAAGAGTTATGGGTTGA
- a CDS encoding carbohydrate ABC transporter permease, which produces MNEILSSTEGALRTISQMKRFVNIRIKDEEEKERFLSFLEAVSGELSSFQEKVLGMKAGTTLILSDEEVKKLYELLDGLQLEYSGDNPLVPVYRKNVASPFEEVKRNVSYYLEVSGFFQSVQNLAVEKDIVARSMKKDERKTLFLKKIEDFPDRELVERLLEESENPVEDYVSLKEKELSEKHRVDLLTIASVKPVVSSLISLAQENGIETESFSQMIAEMDVKLTGSSTYKVLKSKLSQLDLNENFLNEVASYLRNVAFLRKAYEDAMSSWKIVDAPDFVKEVRVKGGEVIEILLEGVPSVFLSDETIDSVKLKFSFSEVLANIFQNYVDAWNAAPFPRYYFNTFFVATTTTLLEVVTASLAAYAFSWMVFPGRDFIFGLFLATMMIPGEVLLVPNFITISKLGWIDTYYALIIPWIVSVFAIFLLRQHFLTIPRELFDAAKIDGCSHWRFLWQMVVPLSKPAVITSALLKFVGSWNAFLWVLIVTNSEKYRTLPVGLQAFSSDVGTQYNLLMAAATFSILPVVILFIFTQKYFIQGIARTGLK; this is translated from the coding sequence GTGAACGAAATTCTGAGTTCAACTGAAGGGGCTCTGAGAACCATCTCTCAGATGAAGCGCTTTGTGAACATCAGAATAAAAGATGAGGAGGAAAAGGAAAGATTTCTCTCGTTTCTCGAGGCTGTGAGCGGAGAACTCTCTTCTTTCCAGGAAAAGGTGCTCGGTATGAAGGCGGGTACCACTCTCATTCTCTCCGACGAAGAAGTGAAGAAACTCTATGAACTTCTCGATGGTTTACAGCTCGAATATTCTGGAGACAACCCACTCGTTCCTGTCTACAGAAAGAACGTGGCCTCTCCCTTCGAAGAGGTGAAAAGAAACGTTTCTTACTACCTCGAGGTCAGCGGCTTCTTCCAGAGCGTTCAGAACCTCGCTGTGGAAAAAGACATCGTCGCCCGCTCGATGAAAAAAGATGAAAGAAAGACTCTCTTTTTGAAAAAGATCGAAGACTTCCCCGACAGAGAGCTCGTGGAAAGACTCCTGGAGGAGTCGGAAAACCCCGTTGAGGACTACGTCTCTTTGAAAGAGAAAGAACTCTCGGAGAAACACCGCGTGGATCTTCTCACCATCGCTTCGGTGAAGCCGGTTGTTTCTTCTCTGATCTCCCTCGCACAGGAAAACGGAATCGAAACAGAGAGTTTCTCGCAGATGATCGCTGAAATGGACGTCAAACTCACTGGAAGCAGCACCTACAAAGTGTTGAAGTCGAAACTCTCTCAGCTCGATCTGAATGAAAACTTTCTCAACGAAGTGGCCAGTTATCTCAGAAACGTTGCATTTCTCAGAAAGGCCTACGAGGACGCGATGAGCTCGTGGAAGATCGTGGACGCCCCGGATTTCGTGAAGGAAGTCCGGGTGAAGGGTGGAGAAGTGATAGAGATCCTTCTGGAGGGTGTTCCTTCTGTCTTTCTGAGCGACGAGACCATCGACTCTGTGAAACTCAAGTTCTCGTTCTCCGAGGTGCTGGCCAACATCTTTCAGAACTACGTCGATGCCTGGAACGCCGCTCCTTTCCCGAGGTACTACTTCAACACGTTCTTCGTTGCGACAACAACGACACTGCTCGAGGTGGTCACCGCCTCCCTTGCCGCGTACGCCTTCTCCTGGATGGTCTTTCCCGGAAGGGACTTCATCTTCGGACTCTTCCTTGCAACCATGATGATCCCAGGTGAGGTGCTCCTCGTTCCCAACTTCATCACGATCTCGAAACTCGGCTGGATTGACACCTACTACGCCCTCATAATCCCATGGATCGTCAGTGTCTTCGCGATATTCCTTCTGAGACAGCACTTTTTGACCATACCGAGAGAACTCTTCGACGCGGCGAAGATAGACGGGTGTTCTCACTGGAGATTCCTCTGGCAGATGGTGGTGCCTCTCAGCAAACCGGCTGTCATCACTTCTGCACTTCTCAAATTCGTTGGAAGCTGGAACGCGTTCCTGTGGGTCCTCATCGTCACGAACAGCGAAAAGTACAGAACACTGCCCGTTGGACTCCAGGCGTTCAGTTCAGACGTGGGAACTCAGTACAACCTGCTCATGGCGGCCGCTACGTTCTCGATACTCCCCGTGGTGATACTCTTCATCTTCACCCAGAAGTACTTCATTCAGGGAATCGCGAGGACCGGATTGAAATGA
- the rpsF gene encoding 30S ribosomal protein S6, with amino-acid sequence MAYVKERIYESMFIIAPNVPEEERENLVERVKKIIEERVKGKIDKVERMGMRKFAYEIKKFNEGDYTVIYFRCDGQNLQELENFYRVTPEIIRWQTFRRFDLEKKERKAQREKAAAEATESSEGGSED; translated from the coding sequence GTGGCTTACGTGAAAGAGAGGATCTACGAGAGCATGTTCATCATCGCACCGAACGTTCCAGAGGAAGAGAGAGAAAATCTCGTCGAAAGAGTCAAGAAGATCATCGAAGAAAGGGTCAAGGGAAAGATCGACAAAGTGGAAAGGATGGGTATGAGAAAGTTCGCCTACGAGATCAAGAAGTTCAACGAAGGAGACTACACGGTGATCTACTTCAGGTGCGATGGTCAGAACCTTCAGGAGCTGGAAAACTTCTACAGAGTGACGCCCGAGATCATCAGATGGCAGACCTTCAGAAGGTTCGACCTGGAAAAGAAAGAGAGAAAGGCGCAGAGAGAAAAAGCAGCTGCTGAAGCTACCGAGTCGAGTGAAGGAGGATCCGAAGATTAA
- the rpsR gene encoding 30S ribosomal protein S18, with protein sequence MAYRRRKKKIKKCRLCEMKLDYVDYKDTRLLSEFLTDKGKIIPKRLTGNCSKHQRMVKVAIKRARQMGLLPYLKI encoded by the coding sequence ATGGCTTACAGAAGGAGAAAGAAGAAGATCAAGAAGTGCAGACTCTGCGAAATGAAATTGGATTACGTTGATTATAAAGATACAAGGCTTCTCAGTGAATTTCTCACCGACAAGGGAAAGATCATACCAAAGAGGCTCACCGGAAACTGCTCAAAGCACCAGAGAATGGTAAAGGTGGCCATCAAAAGGGCAAGACAGATGGGACTCCTTCCATACCTGAAGATATGA
- a CDS encoding metal-dependent transcriptional regulator, whose protein sequence is MLSPTEKRYLLAVLLTTEEGSTRLKRVSDFLKVKMPSAKQILEDLASKKLINYVRRGPISLTKKGTELAQKELERFNNLKEFLKKILFLDEEEAEKGAWEIFFNLEESIADRVVDFMNFLTHCPHITPICIKGFKEYLETGEFPTLCRLRR, encoded by the coding sequence ATGTTATCACCAACGGAAAAAAGGTATCTCCTCGCCGTTCTTTTAACAACGGAAGAGGGAAGCACGAGGCTGAAGAGAGTATCGGACTTTTTGAAAGTGAAAATGCCCTCCGCGAAGCAGATTCTGGAAGACCTCGCATCGAAAAAACTGATAAACTACGTGAGAAGGGGCCCCATTTCCCTCACAAAAAAGGGTACAGAACTTGCCCAGAAAGAACTGGAGCGCTTCAACAACCTGAAGGAGTTTTTGAAGAAGATCCTGTTCCTCGATGAGGAAGAGGCAGAAAAGGGTGCGTGGGAGATCTTCTTCAACCTCGAGGAGAGTATCGCCGATAGGGTCGTTGATTTCATGAACTTCCTCACCCACTGTCCACACATAACGCCGATATGCATAAAGGGCTTCAAAGAATATCTGGAAACAGGAGAGTTTCCAACTCTTTGCAGACTCAGAAGGTGA
- a CDS encoding single-stranded DNA-binding protein, whose amino-acid sequence MSFFNKIILIGRLVRDPEERYTLSGTPVTTFTIAVDRVPRKNAPDDAQTTDFFRIVTFGRLAEFARTYLTKGRLVLVEGEMRMRRWETPTGEKRVSPEVVANVVRFMDRKPAETVSETEEELEIPEEDFSSDTFSEDEPPF is encoded by the coding sequence ATGTCTTTCTTCAACAAGATCATACTCATAGGAAGACTCGTGAGAGATCCCGAAGAGAGATACACGCTCAGCGGAACTCCAGTCACCACCTTCACCATAGCGGTGGACAGGGTTCCCAGAAAGAACGCGCCGGACGACGCTCAAACGACTGATTTCTTCAGGATCGTCACCTTTGGAAGACTGGCAGAGTTCGCTAGAACCTATCTCACCAAAGGAAGGCTCGTTCTCGTCGAAGGTGAAATGAGAATGAGAAGATGGGAAACACCCACTGGAGAAAAGAGGGTATCTCCGGAGGTTGTCGCAAACGTTGTTAGATTCATGGACAGAAAACCTGCTGAAACAGTTAGCGAGACTGAAGAGGAGCTGGAAATACCGGAAGAAGACTTTTCCAGCGATACCTTCAGTGAAGATGAACCACCATTTTGA
- the wecB gene encoding non-hydrolyzing UDP-N-acetylglucosamine 2-epimerase, which translates to MRVLSLVGARPQIIKEAMLHREFKEKGIEEILVHSGQHYDYNMSSVFFEILEIRQPHYNLNVGSGTHGEMTGKIMIEFEKVLLSEKPDLVLVYGDTNTTLSGALVAAKLKIPVAHVEAGLRQHPKDMPEEINRIVTDRVSQLLFCPSKLAVRNLEREGITEGVYFVGDVMYDLFLKMEDRFRYDVFEKLGLKENEFVLVTLHRDFNVDDPVKLRKILEQLKRVSREKKVVFPIHPRTKNRVKEFGLENLLEGMVVIDPVDYLNLMGLVKRCWKVVTDSGGLQKEAYFAGKRAIVVMPDTGWRELVEAGWNKLASEENLFDVTMEEDRSEYPSGLYGDGNAAGKIVEVIEEWFRSLRGIH; encoded by the coding sequence TTGAGAGTACTCTCACTGGTCGGTGCAAGGCCTCAGATCATAAAAGAGGCGATGCTTCACAGGGAATTCAAAGAAAAGGGGATAGAGGAGATCCTCGTTCATTCCGGACAGCACTACGACTACAACATGTCCAGCGTGTTCTTTGAAATTCTTGAGATCAGACAACCTCACTACAATCTCAACGTGGGATCTGGAACCCATGGAGAAATGACGGGAAAGATCATGATCGAGTTTGAAAAGGTCCTCCTCAGTGAAAAACCTGATCTTGTTCTGGTCTACGGCGACACCAACACGACTCTGTCTGGTGCGCTCGTGGCTGCAAAACTCAAAATACCTGTCGCCCACGTTGAGGCAGGGTTGAGACAGCATCCCAAAGACATGCCCGAGGAGATAAACAGGATCGTCACAGATCGTGTCTCTCAGCTTCTTTTCTGTCCGAGCAAACTCGCGGTGAGGAATCTCGAAAGGGAAGGAATCACAGAAGGAGTTTACTTTGTGGGGGATGTAATGTACGATCTTTTCCTCAAAATGGAGGATAGATTCAGATACGATGTGTTCGAAAAGCTGGGGCTGAAAGAGAACGAATTCGTTCTTGTCACCCTTCACAGGGATTTCAACGTGGACGATCCAGTAAAACTGAGAAAGATCCTGGAACAGCTCAAAAGGGTTTCCAGAGAAAAGAAGGTGGTATTTCCCATCCATCCCAGGACGAAAAATAGAGTGAAGGAATTCGGTCTTGAAAACCTCCTGGAAGGTATGGTTGTGATAGACCCGGTGGATTATCTGAACCTCATGGGACTTGTAAAAAGGTGCTGGAAAGTGGTGACAGACAGCGGAGGTCTTCAGAAAGAAGCGTACTTTGCAGGGAAAAGAGCGATAGTCGTGATGCCGGATACGGGCTGGAGAGAACTCGTCGAAGCAGGCTGGAACAAGTTAGCCAGCGAAGAGAATCTCTTCGACGTGACCATGGAAGAAGACCGTTCGGAATATCCATCAGGACTGTACGGTGACGGAAACGCCGCTGGAAAGATCGTTGAGGTGATAGAGGAATGGTTTCGAAGCCTTCGAGGAATTCATTGA
- a CDS encoding NAD(P)/FAD-dependent oxidoreductase, protein MLKRLGIVGFGASAIGFINGLIESGKVKDYRITVLERGKDYSHNTISGVRMDGKIFISHGMGGEIYIPLEIQAKTVEFYLKFSGYTPTVDKRVGIVNYLKSFERDGRKIEFGESFSDEEIYKRFYHHGFEPVKSYFFHLGTDILKETNKNIYEYFSSFENIEFLFGTTVEDVEFGPPHRVHTNRGDFEFDELVIAVGRSGHRLMERLKEKYPQLVRPNQFVDIGVRYELPNHVMDPFSDMYEVKVRYRTKTGYICRIFCQNPAGKVTLEKYEDFTTVNGYSDSLHKTENTNFAILVTTRFTEPFKDPTGYGVNLAKLANILAGDKEKVILQTYGDFKEFRRTKRLGRVHPTLDSESYILGDANLVFPSKIRESLVDFVENLEKVIPGASYFDNLLYAVEVKFYTNKFLNDIVEGLHVVGDCSGWTRSIQYATSMGYMRAVGMKIQSL, encoded by the coding sequence ATGTTGAAGAGACTTGGAATAGTCGGCTTTGGAGCGAGCGCCATCGGGTTCATCAACGGTCTCATAGAAAGCGGTAAGGTGAAAGACTACAGGATCACCGTTCTAGAGAGAGGAAAAGACTACTCCCACAACACCATCTCCGGTGTGAGAATGGATGGGAAGATCTTCATCTCCCACGGCATGGGAGGGGAGATATACATTCCCCTTGAGATTCAAGCGAAGACGGTGGAGTTTTATCTGAAGTTCTCCGGCTACACTCCCACCGTCGATAAAAGAGTGGGCATCGTGAACTACCTGAAGTCCTTCGAAAGGGATGGCAGGAAGATAGAGTTCGGAGAATCCTTCTCGGACGAGGAGATCTACAAGCGCTTCTATCACCACGGTTTCGAGCCGGTGAAGTCCTATTTCTTCCATCTGGGAACGGACATTCTGAAGGAGACGAACAAAAACATATACGAGTACTTCTCTTCCTTTGAGAACATAGAGTTTCTCTTTGGAACCACCGTGGAGGACGTTGAGTTCGGTCCTCCCCACAGGGTGCACACGAACAGGGGAGACTTCGAGTTCGACGAGCTCGTGATCGCCGTTGGAAGAAGCGGACACAGACTCATGGAGCGTCTCAAAGAGAAGTATCCACAGCTTGTCAGGCCGAACCAGTTCGTCGACATCGGTGTCAGGTACGAACTTCCAAACCACGTGATGGATCCGTTCTCCGATATGTACGAGGTGAAGGTTCGCTACAGGACCAAAACGGGTTACATCTGCAGGATCTTCTGCCAGAATCCGGCAGGAAAGGTGACACTGGAAAAATACGAAGACTTCACCACGGTGAACGGCTATTCTGACAGCCTGCATAAGACGGAGAACACGAACTTCGCCATTCTCGTCACCACGCGCTTCACAGAGCCGTTCAAGGATCCCACGGGATACGGTGTCAACCTCGCAAAGCTCGCAAACATCTTAGCCGGCGACAAAGAGAAAGTGATTCTGCAAACGTACGGGGACTTCAAAGAGTTCAGAAGGACGAAGAGGCTCGGAAGGGTCCACCCCACTCTGGATTCTGAGAGTTACATTCTGGGAGACGCGAACCTCGTCTTTCCGTCGAAGATCAGAGAATCCCTCGTGGATTTCGTGGAGAACCTGGAGAAGGTCATACCGGGGGCTTCCTACTTCGACAACCTGCTCTACGCCGTCGAGGTGAAGTTCTACACGAACAAGTTCCTGAACGACATCGTGGAAGGTCTCCACGTGGTGGGAGACTGCTCCGGGTGGACCAGATCGATCCAGTACGCCACCTCGATGGGATACATGAGAGCTGTTGGAATGAAGATTCAATCCCTGTGA
- a CDS encoding WD40 repeat domain-containing protein, producing the protein MIKTLKEHTKIVRSVTFSPNGKYLAVGDICGTVEIWRVL; encoded by the coding sequence TTGATCAAAACGTTGAAAGAGCACACAAAAATCGTGAGATCTGTTACCTTTTCACCGAATGGAAAATACCTGGCTGTAGGTGATATTTGCGGCACCGTTGAGATCTGGCGTGTTTTATAA
- a CDS encoding HEPN domain-containing protein produces the protein MKGGIDLERSKDWLDAAKDDLEHAKHDLEHGFYNWACFSSQQAAEKAVKAVFQRMGAQAWGYSVPDFLGELSSRFEIPEELMDHALELDKACIPTRYPDALPSGSPRNRYSRIEAERLVNYAEKIIRFCEDLLSRI, from the coding sequence TTGAAAGGTGGTATTGATCTGGAGAGAAGCAAAGACTGGTTGGATGCGGCAAAAGATGATCTGGAGCATGCAAAACACGATTTGGAGCACGGCTTCTACAACTGGGCATGCTTTTCTTCCCAGCAGGCAGCAGAAAAAGCCGTGAAAGCTGTGTTCCAGAGAATGGGTGCACAGGCATGGGGATATTCTGTACCGGATTTTCTCGGGGAACTCTCCAGCCGTTTTGAAATCCCTGAAGAACTCATGGACCATGCCCTTGAACTGGACAAAGCTTGTATCCCCACAAGGTATCCGGATGCCCTTCCTTCCGGCTCCCCCAGAAACAGGTATTCCAGAATTGAAGCCGAAAGGCTGGTGAACTATGCTGAAAAGATCATCCGATTCTGCGAAGATCTTCTATCCAGAATATAA
- a CDS encoding queuosine precursor transporter, with protein MLVNWMFLGLEYLVGVLLVFFAIRFFGLKGMYALGAILVLYMNVAVLKAYELFPGVQLYAGVFLGPFFVTLIAIVTEVYGYREAQKLVAVGFFAQVVFLVGMLIALGYIPSSEDWAHEHMKALFLPVWRTTLFSWLAFVVSGIFKARFQDFLKRTKGLFGKHLWLRDNTATKLAQLVDNVIFFYGALTGYFSLRTITVFLIWTTLFEWLFDYLDTWVVVKGVGWMLNSSEPYLQKE; from the coding sequence ATGCTGGTGAACTGGATGTTCCTTGGACTCGAGTATCTCGTGGGAGTTCTTCTTGTTTTCTTTGCGATACGTTTCTTCGGCCTGAAAGGGATGTACGCTCTTGGAGCGATTCTTGTTCTCTACATGAACGTTGCCGTTTTGAAGGCGTACGAACTGTTTCCCGGTGTTCAGCTGTACGCCGGGGTTTTCCTCGGACCTTTCTTTGTCACGCTGATCGCCATCGTGACCGAGGTGTACGGGTACAGAGAGGCGCAGAAGCTGGTGGCGGTGGGTTTCTTCGCCCAGGTCGTGTTTCTGGTGGGGATGCTGATCGCGCTCGGTTACATCCCTTCCAGCGAAGATTGGGCGCACGAACACATGAAGGCTCTCTTTCTTCCCGTCTGGAGAACCACGCTCTTCAGCTGGCTCGCGTTCGTCGTGTCTGGTATATTCAAGGCGAGGTTTCAGGATTTTTTGAAGCGAACGAAGGGCCTTTTCGGAAAACACCTGTGGCTCCGCGACAACACCGCAACGAAACTGGCCCAGCTTGTGGACAACGTGATCTTCTTCTACGGAGCCCTCACCGGGTACTTCTCCCTGAGAACGATCACGGTCTTTCTGATCTGGACCACACTCTTTGAGTGGCTCTTCGACTACCTTGACACGTGGGTCGTAGTGAAGGGTGTGGGGTGGATGTTGAACAGCAGTGAACCTTATCTTCAGAAGGAGTGA